The Phacochoerus africanus isolate WHEZ1 chromosome 15, ROS_Pafr_v1, whole genome shotgun sequence genome has a segment encoding these proteins:
- the LRIT2 gene encoding leucine-rich repeat, immunoglobulin-like domain and transmembrane domain-containing protein 2, which produces MSVSLGTIPRNLPEEFKQVRIENSPLFELPQGSFINMSTLEYLWLNFNNVTVIHLGALEHLSELKELRLEGNKLRSVPWTAFRATPLLRVLDLKHNKIDVLPELALQFLVNLTYLDLSSNRLTVVSKSVFLNWPAYQKRWQPGCGAEILSSMVLALHNNPWLCDCRLRGLVQFVKSIRLPVILVNPYLLCRGPLSKAGHLFHETELSICMKPQISTSSANVSIQIGQNVTLRCLAQASPSPTISWTYPLSTWREFDGKAVLLSLHPVLTSSPAEDAALSELVIPAAHLIDRGNYTCVASNSIGRSTLVISLHVQPIQTLPAPHSLFSPSEGNAYVDLRVVKQTVRGILLEWFAVDDTPEKWFTLYIASDEALRKEVVHMGPGINTYAVDDLLPGTKYEACLSLGGQPPRQGRCVVFVTGRDHSRLEGRERLLHTTVILCIVLLAVPVGAYVWAAQAPCSCREWVLPLCAHRKRAPRCPLAIPQHMDRSYTDDTAVCEEGLEHRDAEGEGDRQKEREIVAEQPWAGEGEGNAAGL; this is translated from the exons ATGTCTGTCTCTTTGGGAACAATCCCAAGGAACCTTCCTGAAGAGTTCAAGCAAGTGAGAATTGAAAATTCACCCTTATTTGAACTGCCTCAAGGGTCTTTCATCAATATGAGCACCTTGGAGTACCTTTGGCTTAATTTTAACAATGTCACTGTAATCCACCTAGGAGCGCTGGAACACCTGTCAGAACTGAAAGAGCTGAGGCTAGAGGGGAACAAACTCCGGTCAGTACCATGGACAGCGTTCCGTGCCACCCCACTTCTGAGAGTTTTGGACCTCAAACACAACAAGATTGATGTACTCCCTGAATTGGCTCTTCAGTTCTTGGTCAACTTGACCTACCTTGACCTGTCCTCCAATAGGCTTACAGTTGTATCCAAGAGTGTCTTCTTGAACTGGCCAGCCTACCAGAAACGCTGGCAGCCTGGCTGTGGGGCTGAGATTCTCTCTAGCATGGTGCTGGCACTGCACAACAACCCCTGGCTGTGTGATTGTCGCCTAAGGGGACTTGTCCAGTTTGTAAAGTCCATCAGGCTTCCAGTCATCCTGGTAAATCCCTACCTCCTGTGCCGAGGTCCTCTCTCCAAGGCAGGACATCTTTTTCATGAAACAGAGCTCAGCATTTGCATGAAGCCTCAAATCTCAACCTCCAGTGCTAATGTCAGTATCCAGATAGGACAAAATGTGACTCTGCGGTGCTTGGCACAGGCTAGCCCCTCACCAACTATTTCGTGGACTTATCCCCTGAGCACGTGGAGAGAATTTGATGGTAA GGCTGTTTTGCTCTCTCTCCACCCAGTGCTGACCTCGTCTCCTGCAGAAGATGCTGCTCTGTCTGAGCTGGTCATACCTGCTGCCCACCTGATAGACAGGGGCAATTACACCTGTGTGGCCTCCAACTCCATTGGCAGGAGCACCCTTGTCATCTCCCTTCACGTCCAGCCCATCCAGACCCTGCCTGCACcccattctcttttctccccttcgGAGGGCAATGCTTATGTTGACCTGCGGGTTGTCAAGCAGACTGTGCGTGGGATCCTACTGGAGTGGTTTGCAGTGGACGACACCCCTGAGAAGTGGTTCACCCTCTACATTGCGTCAGATGAAGCCCTCAGGAAGGAGGTGGTTCACATGGGCCCCGGAATCAACACATATGCCGTCGATGACCTCCTCCCTGGTACAAAGTATGAGGCCTGCCTTAGCCTGGGGGGTCAGCCACCACGCCAGGGCCGGTGTGTGGTCTTTGTGACAGGCAGAGACCACAGCCGGCTGGAGGGGCGGGAGCGCCTCTTGCATACCACAGTGATCCTCTGCATCGTGCTGCTTGCGGTGCCCGTGGGCGCCTATGTTTGGGCTGCTCAGGCCCCCTGCAGCTGCAGGGAGTGGGTTCTGCCCCTCTGTGCTCATCGTAAGAGAGCCCCCAGGTGCCCCCTTGccatcccacagcacatggaccgCTCCTATACAGACGACACAGCTGTCTGTGAGGAAGGCCTGGAGCACAGAgatgctgagggggagggggacaggcagAAAGAGAGGGAGATAGTGGCTGAACAGCCTTGGGCTGGAGAAGGTGAGGGGAATGCTGCAGGCCTCTAg